In a genomic window of Suricata suricatta isolate VVHF042 chromosome 12, meerkat_22Aug2017_6uvM2_HiC, whole genome shotgun sequence:
- the USE1 gene encoding vesicle transport protein USE1 produces MAPTEGAGYRRDGMAASRLELNLVRLLCRCEMMAVEKRDPDEWRLEKYVGALEDMLQALKTQASKPASEVINEYSRKVDFLKGMLQAEKLTSSSEKALANQFLAPGRVPTTARERVPATKTVHLQSRARYTSEMRSELLGTDSAGEPELVVRKRTGVPGPRPGNEKQSAAELDLVLQRHQNLQEKLAEEMLGLARSLKTNTLAAQSVIKKDNQTLSHSLKMADQNLEKLKTESERLEQHTQKSVNWLLWAMLIIVCFIFISMILFIRIMPKLK; encoded by the exons ATGGCGCCGACGGAAGGGGCAGGGTACCGCCGCGACGGGATGGCAGCGTCGAGGCTGGAGCTGAACCTGGTGCGGTTGCTCTGCCGCTGCGAGATGATGGCAGTGGAGAAGCGGGACCCGGATGAGTGGCGTCTGGAAAAG TACGTGGGAGCCCTCGAGGACATGCTGCAGGCCCTGAAAACCCAGGCAAG CAAACCGGCCTCCGAGGTGATCAATGAATATTCCCGCAAGGTAGATTTCCTAAAGGGGATGCTGCAGGCGGAGAAGCTG ACCTCCTCCTCAGAGAAGGCACTAGCCAACCAGTTTCTGGCCCCTGGCCGTGTGCCAACCACAGCCAGGGAGCGGGTACCCGCCACGAAGACAGTGCACCTGCAGTCCCGCGCACGGTACACCAGTGAAATGCGGAGTGAGCTGCTAGGCACG GACTCTGCAGGAG AGCCTGAGCTGGTTGTGAGGAAGAGAAC TGGGGTGCCAGGGCCCAGGCCGGGCAATGAGAAACAGTCGGCAGCCGAACTAGACCTCGTCCTGCAGAGACATCAGAACCTCCAGGAGAAGCTGGCGGAGGAGATGCTGGGCCTGGCCCGGAGCCTCAAGACCAACACACTGGCCGCCCAGAGTGTCATTAAGAAGGACAACCAG ACCCTGTCACACTCGCTCAAGATGGCTGACCAGAACCTGGAGAAGCTGAAGACAGAATCGGAACGGCTGGAGCAGCACACACAGAAGTCGGTCAACTGGCTGCTCTGGGCCATGCTCATCATCGTCTGCTTCATCTTCATCAGCATGATCCTCTTCATCCGCATCATGCCCAAACTCAAATAA